The DNA segment ttggtggcattgagGAGGTCATTGCTAAAGCTGAGAAGATTGCCAAGGAATCTGCAGCATAAGGAATTTTAgtgactttttattttttacaccCTTTTTAACTGATAATTCCGAAAATcaataatttaaatttctggCTTTGGCCAAGATCAGGAGTTATATTTTGAGGTTTTTGGGGAACTGAGGAGTCCAGGTTTTTGTGTTTCTGTTTTATATATCAACTGAAGGTGTGGGATTGTGACGGACATGGAGCCGGAGAGTGCAAGGCCCTCCCTGCTAAAGCCCCCTTATGCCTTGTCTTGTCATACAATAAGGGCGGTGGCGGACATGTATATTTTGCCTCTGAATTTAATGTTAGAAACACTTGAGCACCAGCCATGGAATTTTCTGAATCACTTTCTTCCCCTTTTCCTCAATCTTGTGTACTCGAAGCAGGAGtgaaaattatgaaatttttaTGTGCAAAGAACTTGGCTCTATGATCTGATCCAGCTTTCCAGCACAAAAGTATTCTCTGTCATTAGCTCTTTGGGCAAATGGGGTGTGCAAATGATCCGATTTGAAACAAACTTTAATGGCCTGCGGTTACATCTGTTTTTTACAGCTTAGGCATGAAACTGTCGCGGAAACCCGGATTGGAACAAACTGTAATGATCTGCTGTTGGAACAAATCTCAACCTGGGACGAAATTTCTGTTAAAGTAACTGTTCCTGTGTTGACTGCATTTGAAGCTATAAAGGTGCTGCTGATGTTTTTGAAATGATGTTGCacttttaatcaattttttatgGAAATGTTGTTTTCTTTATCCAGTATGATATAGAAGGCCAAGACGTTTCACTTCTAATCAATCTTTTTATCCAAAATAAGTGTTTGATAATCTCCTCCTCGGATGAGGTAAATTTCCAACGTAGGTTGTAATTCTGTTTCCATGCTTCATTTTACTGATCTAGTGATCTGTCCGTGCTTATTTACGCTTCTAGTTCTGGCGTCTGCAAAATTGGAGCAACTGGTAGGGCCCGCTACTTATCAAGAAATGCCACGTGGAAGCTCCCAATTACTCCGGCGCATCGAGCTCGCGGCGTATTTTGACCCACAGCCCACAGGCCAGTTCCCTTCTTCCCAGTCCCACCACCCTTTGCGGCGGCGGAGCTTACTAGTCTCCTCCACGACCAGCTCAAACAACAAACTAAAGTGCTTACTATTCTTTTTACCttaaaaacccagaaaaatgtCCTTAATCACTCTCTCCCCAACTCCAACCCCGCGTCTTCCTCGCATACGTTCCCATGCACCCTGTCGTAGTCAATCATTTCCCATGACCACCCTCCTCAGACTAAAACCCCAACCCCTCCTTTTCCACCTTTTCCGCCGCCAACTCTCCGTTTCCGCCGCCGCCGCCGTCCGGCAAGACACGACCGCTTGGACCTCTGCGCCTCTTCTCACCGTCTCCCCCGCCGCCGAATCGCTCTTCAACGTCACTATCGACGTCTCCGATTCTCCTGACCTCGCCGCTTCTTATACCAAGGCTGGCCAGTATCTCCAGCTTAAAGTCCCCGTCTCCGAGAAACCGTCTTTTCTCGCCATTGCCTCGCCACCGTCCTTGGCCGCTGCTAAAGGTGTTTTTGAATTCCTAGTTAAAAGCGTCGCCGGCTCTACCGCTGAGCTCCTATGTGGACTCCAAAAAGGTGATGTGGTGGAGTTGACTCCGGCCATGGGGAAAGGTTTcgaaattgatcaaatttctcctCCGCAGGATTACAAGACGGTGCTTATTTTCGCCACTGGATCTGGAATCAGGTAATATTAGAGCTTCTcttaaaaaatttccaattccTGATTTCATATTATGGTAAAAATTGGGAAAAACAGATAAAATcactatttaaatttttatatctaCTGTAAATTCAGAAAGTTTGAATTTGGAGCTGTAAGTTTATTGGAAGAAACATCACAATGCACGGTGCAGTTCCTAATTAGTTAGTATGATCTCAATTGCAAAGAACAAAGCTTGGCctgtttattaaaaaaaaaaaaaaatgcttcgcCTGTCTATAGTCTTCTCTCCCTTTGTGAGATATTTTTTGATGTGAGCTTTGGACGCACTGTTATTTACTTCACAATAGGGATTAGGCAATTCGAAGATTCTTAGACTCCCAGTTAATTAGGAAAAACCTTTTCCCATTTTTTATTGGGCTGCAAGAATCCTGTTAATTCAGTTATAATTGTCAAAGGCCTGGGTTTGTTTTTTGTTGGCTAGGAGAAGATAGATGCTGGATTGTGTCAAACATTTTGGTTGGGTTGGTTAGCAGAGAGCTAGGGACAACATGATGGGGTAAAAATAGTCGGGCTGCAGGCTTCGGTTGTGAAGAAAGAAAGGGAGTTGAAGTGATTCCAATGCTTTTGAGTGCTTGGCATGTTACTTTAGTATAAGAGTAAACAACTAATTTCAAcatttggaaagaaaatcagATACTGGATTttgtatttgtttctttttgctttGTCTGCACATGCTTCTAAGTAAGGTTTTTGTTGATCTTCTTCCTcttagtgtgtgtgtgtgtgtactgatgtttttttttggggggggggggggttcccTTCCCTTGTGTGCACATTTTTCTCATGTTAAAATGCtgtgtgtttttgcatgcaTCTAAAAGCAATATTTGCTTCTTCTTGATATCTACTTGTATTGAACTTTACTGATATGGGGGCATTGAGCCTTTGATTATATTTGCTTGAAAGTTTTCTGATTTCTGATCTTCAAAATCAGCTTTTTTTTTGCGAACCATTTGTTAGTTGATCAGTTTCTTGTGAACTGTTCCTCCTCCTATATACTCACTAATTAAGCACATGGTATGATTGTAATTAATAAACTTTTAACTTTTTATGGGGTTGGTAAATTTTAGACTATTTTGACTGTTTGTGTTTTACACAGTAGAGCATGTTCAAGCTGCCAGAAGATGTAGTTCAAGACAGATTCCAAGCTTAGTCAAGTTTATTTGCTAATTTGCTCACTGAACTGTTCGTCAGCCATGAAATTAGCAGGCCTATTTAAATGCTAGAGAAAATAAGACTATGTATTTGTATACCATATTTGGAATGGTTTTGAGACAATTGGTCCTTGAGGATTTAGATGTATATGTCTGACGGTAAGTTTGTCTTTTTCTTATTctccaaaacaataattgtAGGTAAAACTTGTCTTCATTCATAGTGACTAACATACAGCCAATACTGGCCTGATATGGAAGAAAAGAATCAAGAGAAATAGTAGCGAGTGAACAAACTTATGCGTTAGAAGTGGATGAGATTAGTGCTGGACTCAAATTGCAAATACAGCATGTCTGGTCAATTGGTTCAAAATAAGAATTTCTTGAGTAGAAAATGAATTGCCCCTGTTATCATTTTCTGGTAAATTGagtattaatatttatatttctGTTCTGTATAATCAACTCCTTCCTCCCTACTAATGGAGTGCAGCTCAATTCGATCCTTGATCGAGTCTGGATTCGGTGCTGATAAGAGATCTGATGTTAGACTCTATTATGGCGCCAGGAATCTTAAGAGGATGGCTTATCAGGTTTTGTTCTTGGCATTGA comes from the Coffea arabica cultivar ET-39 unplaced genomic scaffold, Coffea Arabica ET-39 HiFi ptg000029l, whole genome shotgun sequence genome and includes:
- the LOC140032739 gene encoding fruit protein pKIWI502-like — protein: MSLITLSPTPTPRLPRIRSHAPCRSQSFPMTTLLRLKPQPLLFHLFRRQLSVSAAAAVRQDTTAWTSAPLLTVSPAAESLFNVTIDVSDSPDLAASYTKAGQYLQLKVPVSEKPSFLAIASPPSLAAAKGVFEFLVKSVAGSTAELLCGLQKGDVVELTPAMGKGFEIDQISPPQDYKTVLIFATGSGISSIRSLIESGFGADKRSDVRLYYGARNLKRMAYQDRFKEWELSGVEIVPVLSQPDQTWTGEQGYVQAAFARAKKIFSPQSTGAVLCGQKPMAEEVTSLLVADGVSAEKILKNF